A genomic region of Melopsittacus undulatus isolate bMelUnd1 chromosome 5, bMelUnd1.mat.Z, whole genome shotgun sequence contains the following coding sequences:
- the SPX gene encoding spexin: protein MKGLHKLTAIATALILATSLVSFSWSAPQAYFQRRNWTPQAMLYLKGAQGRRFISDESQRNDLYDRMKLETRSQNTNPLSLSEAAALFLSSLQKAQEEAEEENSDQPAYLTDKLSNW from the exons GGACTGCATAAACTGACAGCAATTGCAACAGCACTGATCCTGGCAACGTCCTTGGTGTCTTTCTCCTGGAGTGCACCTCAG GCTTATTTCCAAAGGAGAAACTGGACCCCTCAGGCTATGCTGTATTTGAAGGGTGCAC AGGGACGTCGGTTCATCTCAGATGAGAGCCAGCGAAATGATCTGTATGACAGAATGAAGCTTG AGACACGCAGCCAAAACACAAATCCTTTATCTCTTTCTGAAGCTGCTGCACTGTTCCTTAGTTCCTTACAGAAAGCACAAGAAGAAG ctgaagaagaaaacagtgatCAGCCTGCCTACCTGACAGATAAGCTATCAAATTggtga